One part of the Marispirochaeta sp. genome encodes these proteins:
- the murF gene encoding UDP-N-acetylmuramoyl-tripeptide--D-alanyl-D-alanine ligase, translating to MTDSLFTLENAVDAVSGRFVGPFCSTPVSGVSIDTRSLNPGDLFVALPGEKSDGHAYLSAAFAAGAAGALVDLAKWELLPLKIREAGHCILVENPLNSLQDLARWYLDKFPSVLKIAITGSNGKTTTKELLASVLENHRPTYASAGNFNSEIGLPLSVFGLTKEHLFGVFEFGTNRRGEISLLSSILKPNIALVTNVGSAHIGMFGSREAIADEKGDIFSSFDSLSRGLMQENEAFARRMMAGKRGNFSYFGPGSTPGVEAVEDRGLEGSIIRFNGHNIHLHLPGEHNILNACAAISAARLCGADDAAIHRGIEAVKPSFGRSELIPGEVSVFQDCYNSNPESLKAGLAVIRNCGWTQGRRIGVFGSMKELGELEKKLHEESGRICAQSGFDAWFFLGAEARYAYSAYTAAGGPSGFWSAEETKLKADLLEYVHPGDLVYLKGARSMGLERIAASLQEGSGRRQVC from the coding sequence ATGACTGATTCCCTGTTTACCCTGGAAAACGCGGTTGATGCAGTTTCCGGACGTTTTGTTGGGCCTTTCTGCAGTACCCCGGTGTCCGGGGTGTCCATCGACACCCGAAGTCTTAATCCTGGTGATCTCTTTGTTGCTTTACCGGGAGAAAAGTCTGATGGTCATGCGTATCTAAGCGCCGCGTTTGCCGCCGGTGCTGCGGGTGCTTTGGTGGACCTGGCAAAGTGGGAACTGCTGCCCCTGAAGATCCGGGAGGCCGGACATTGTATCCTGGTCGAGAATCCTCTGAACAGTCTGCAGGATCTGGCCCGCTGGTATCTGGATAAGTTTCCTTCGGTTCTGAAGATTGCGATTACCGGCAGTAACGGCAAGACTACTACCAAGGAGCTTCTGGCTTCTGTTCTCGAGAACCACCGCCCAACCTATGCCTCTGCTGGCAATTTTAACTCCGAAATAGGTTTGCCTCTTTCCGTTTTCGGCCTTACCAAAGAGCACCTTTTTGGCGTGTTCGAATTCGGAACGAACAGACGGGGAGAGATTTCTCTTTTGTCGAGCATTCTTAAACCCAATATCGCTCTGGTTACCAATGTAGGATCTGCACATATCGGCATGTTTGGTTCCAGGGAAGCTATAGCCGACGAGAAAGGTGACATCTTTTCGAGTTTTGACTCCCTTTCCCGGGGGTTGATGCAGGAAAACGAAGCGTTTGCCCGGCGAATGATGGCCGGTAAGCGGGGTAATTTCAGCTACTTTGGCCCCGGGAGTACCCCCGGTGTAGAGGCGGTTGAAGACAGAGGTCTTGAGGGCTCGATTATTCGCTTTAACGGGCATAATATACATCTGCATTTGCCGGGTGAGCATAATATCCTGAATGCCTGCGCAGCGATATCCGCGGCAAGGTTGTGCGGCGCCGATGATGCGGCAATCCACCGCGGTATCGAGGCGGTAAAGCCCTCCTTTGGGCGCAGTGAGCTTATTCCCGGTGAAGTTTCTGTTTTTCAGGACTGTTACAATTCAAATCCCGAAAGCCTCAAGGCCGGACTGGCGGTGATCCGCAACTGCGGCTGGACGCAGGGTCGGCGTATTGGTGTGTTTGGTTCCATGAAAGAACTTGGAGAGCTTGAAAAGAAGCTGCATGAAGAGTCCGGCCGGATATGTGCTCAAAGCGGATTTGACGCCTGGTTTTTTCTCGGAGCTGAAGCCCGCTATGCGTATTCCGCGTATACGGCAGCTGGCGGGCCGTCTGGTTTCTGGAGCGCCGAGGAAACTAAACTCAAGGCTGATCTTTTGGAATATGTACATCCCGGTGATCTTGTCTATTTGAAAGGGGCCCGGTCCATGGGCCTGGAACGGATTGCTGCTTCGCTGCAGGAAGGATCCGGCAGGAGGCAGGTATGTTAA
- the ftsA gene encoding cell division protein FtsA, translating to MPQDGLIVGLDIGTTKVCACIAEINDNGILEVIGVGTAPSQGLRRGVVINIESTLKSVAAAIEAAELMSGREVESLVTGIAGAHIEGINSRGVVAVSGRDREISSEDIARVIEAAKAIVIPMDREVLHVIPQEFIVDDQRGIKDPLDMIGIRLEAEVHIVTGSVTSAQNLLKCVNRAGFRVSEIVLESLAASRAVLTEDEKELGVLLIDLGGGTTDVLVHLDGAPYHTDVVALGGSQVTNDISIILKTPLDVAERIKKESGCCYLPLVDKDERVMIPGVGGWPAATIPRQELIKIIQPRMAEIFSMVREQLEKKDYMRHLGGGVVLTGGGALIPGAAELALEVFGIPARIGVPDKLRGLVEEYQNPAFATAMGLVLYGSEADSVSEGGIGRRKGEGLMSRLKGWMKEFF from the coding sequence GTGCCGCAGGACGGTTTAATTGTCGGACTCGATATAGGAACCACGAAGGTCTGTGCCTGTATCGCTGAAATTAATGACAATGGCATCCTCGAAGTTATCGGCGTCGGCACTGCTCCGTCACAAGGCCTGCGGCGCGGTGTCGTAATAAACATTGAATCCACCTTGAAATCAGTGGCCGCCGCCATCGAAGCTGCCGAACTTATGTCCGGCCGCGAGGTAGAGTCATTAGTCACTGGCATTGCAGGGGCACACATAGAAGGCATCAATTCACGGGGGGTTGTTGCGGTATCCGGCCGGGACAGGGAGATCTCTTCTGAAGATATCGCCCGGGTCATTGAAGCTGCCAAGGCCATTGTGATTCCCATGGATCGCGAGGTCCTTCATGTTATTCCCCAGGAGTTTATTGTTGATGATCAGCGGGGTATCAAGGATCCCCTGGATATGATCGGCATACGGCTCGAGGCAGAAGTCCACATCGTGACCGGTTCGGTGACCTCGGCCCAGAATCTTCTGAAATGCGTAAACAGGGCAGGATTCAGGGTCAGTGAGATCGTCCTTGAATCCCTGGCCGCCTCCAGAGCGGTTTTGACGGAGGACGAGAAAGAACTGGGCGTACTGCTGATTGATCTGGGGGGCGGAACCACCGATGTTCTTGTTCATCTTGACGGAGCCCCGTACCATACCGATGTGGTTGCCCTGGGGGGAAGTCAGGTAACTAATGATATCTCCATCATCCTCAAGACTCCCCTGGATGTGGCGGAGAGGATCAAGAAGGAGTCTGGCTGCTGTTATCTGCCCCTTGTGGACAAGGATGAGCGGGTAATGATCCCCGGAGTCGGGGGCTGGCCGGCGGCAACCATTCCCAGGCAGGAGCTGATCAAGATTATTCAGCCGCGGATGGCGGAAATCTTTTCCATGGTCAGGGAACAGCTTGAGAAGAAAGACTATATGCGTCACCTGGGCGGCGGTGTCGTTCTCACCGGCGGAGGTGCGCTGATTCCAGGAGCTGCTGAGCTGGCCCTTGAGGTCTTCGGTATCCCCGCACGTATTGGCGTGCCTGATAAGTTGCGCGGGCTTGTTGAGGAGTATCAGAATCCAGCCTTTGCTACAGCCATGGGCCTTGTTCTTTATGGAAGCGAAGCCGATTCGGTCTCCGAGGGAGGAATCGGACGCAGGAAAGGCGAAGGCCTGATGAGCAGACTGAAAGGGTGGATGAAAGAGTTTTTTTAA
- the mraY gene encoding phospho-N-acetylmuramoyl-pentapeptide-transferase, with amino-acid sequence MLKELLLPLVQFETAFNIFQYITFRGAYAAVTALFVSFILGPSMISFLRRLKFRQAIRDDGPESHLVKSGTPTMGGLLILVSISVSVLLWQDIHNMYTWIALAALLGFAFIGFLDDYLKILRGSSAGLSVRSKLLGQVLIAGGVVLYLYMNRTEYTTLLYIPFFKYPVVDLGLLYIPFSILLLVFTSNAVNLTDGLDGLAIGLVILVGLAFTLLTYLTGRADYAEYLLVPYIREGGELAIPCLALVGASVGFLWYNAHPAEVFMGDTGSLSLGGVLGVIALMIKKEILLIIVGGVFVLEAMSVIIQVVSYKFRKKRVFKMAPLHHHFELKGWDESKVVIRFWILGGLFAILSLSTLKLQ; translated from the coding sequence ATGTTAAAAGAACTGCTGCTGCCCCTGGTTCAATTTGAGACCGCCTTCAATATTTTCCAGTATATAACCTTTCGTGGCGCCTACGCCGCGGTAACGGCCCTCTTTGTTTCCTTTATTCTCGGGCCATCCATGATTTCCTTTTTGCGGAGGCTGAAATTCCGCCAGGCAATACGGGACGACGGTCCGGAGAGCCACCTGGTCAAATCGGGTACTCCTACGATGGGCGGATTGCTTATTCTGGTGTCAATCAGCGTATCAGTTCTGCTGTGGCAGGATATTCATAACATGTATACCTGGATCGCTCTGGCGGCCCTGCTGGGATTTGCATTTATCGGTTTTCTTGATGACTACCTGAAAATCTTGCGGGGTTCTTCGGCTGGATTAAGTGTACGGTCCAAGCTGCTGGGACAGGTTCTGATAGCCGGAGGGGTTGTCCTGTATCTTTATATGAACAGAACAGAGTATACGACTCTTTTGTATATTCCATTTTTCAAATATCCTGTTGTTGACTTGGGGCTCCTGTATATCCCTTTTTCCATTCTTCTGCTGGTTTTCACCTCCAATGCGGTCAATTTGACCGATGGTCTCGACGGTTTGGCTATCGGATTGGTGATCCTGGTCGGACTTGCCTTTACTCTGCTCACTTATCTGACGGGACGTGCGGATTACGCTGAGTATCTGCTTGTGCCCTACATTCGCGAAGGCGGTGAGCTTGCCATACCCTGTCTGGCCCTTGTAGGGGCCAGCGTCGGGTTCCTCTGGTACAATGCCCACCCGGCCGAGGTCTTTATGGGTGATACCGGCAGTCTGTCTCTTGGCGGCGTACTTGGTGTTATAGCCTTAATGATTAAGAAAGAGATACTCCTGATTATCGTTGGGGGTGTTTTTGTTCTTGAAGCTATGTCAGTGATCATTCAGGTAGTTTCATACAAATTCAGGAAGAAACGGGTGTTTAAAATGGCGCCCCTGCATCATCATTTCGAACTGAAAGGGTGGGATGAGAGTAAGGTCGTAATACGTTTCTGGATTCTCGGTGGTCTGTTTGCGATCCTCAGCCTTTCGACTCTGAAGCTGCAGTAA
- a CDS encoding tyrosine-type recombinase/integrase has translation MSELTPARLAEEYLDYIAGVRRLSPCTVRAYSRDVRLYLEYSQVQAVSFPPDRRGLRGFLGFLHRNGLSPRSINRVLSALRGWFRYLQKREIISVDPLAEIEGLKTNRRLPEFLFAQEIDKMLSFEEDGFTGSRDHLIIELLYSTGCRVSEAAGIQIKDIRVAEGRIRVLGKGDNERFVYLGGPARKVLGEYLSFREALLRRRGKDSLQGGVFEGNLLVNQNGGALSVRSIRNIVAEAARRAELGKHVSPHTMRHSFATHLMDKGAGIRTVQELLGHSSLKATQVYTHVELDRLRWVHAKAHPHGSKNTPDRGSNTKDEIS, from the coding sequence ATGAGCGAGCTAACTCCTGCCCGCCTGGCAGAAGAATACCTGGACTATATTGCGGGAGTCAGGCGTCTTTCTCCATGCACAGTCAGAGCTTACTCCCGGGATGTCCGGCTGTATCTGGAGTACTCTCAGGTACAGGCTGTCTCTTTTCCGCCGGACCGTCGCGGATTGCGGGGGTTTCTCGGCTTTCTGCATCGGAACGGTTTGAGCCCCCGCAGCATTAATCGGGTCCTTTCTGCCCTTCGAGGCTGGTTTCGGTATCTGCAGAAGCGGGAAATCATCAGTGTTGATCCCCTCGCCGAGATTGAGGGATTAAAAACGAATCGCAGACTGCCGGAGTTTCTCTTTGCCCAGGAGATAGATAAAATGCTCTCCTTTGAGGAGGACGGCTTTACGGGCAGCCGCGACCATTTGATTATCGAGCTTCTCTATTCCACCGGTTGCAGGGTAAGTGAAGCTGCCGGCATCCAGATAAAGGACATTCGGGTTGCTGAAGGCCGGATCCGTGTTCTTGGTAAGGGAGATAATGAGCGCTTTGTCTACCTGGGCGGTCCGGCCCGGAAGGTTCTGGGAGAATACCTCTCCTTTCGGGAAGCTCTTCTCAGACGGCGTGGAAAAGATTCTTTACAGGGGGGAGTTTTCGAAGGAAATCTCCTGGTCAACCAGAACGGGGGAGCCTTAAGTGTACGGAGCATCCGGAACATTGTTGCCGAAGCAGCGCGGCGGGCGGAGCTTGGCAAGCATGTTTCTCCTCATACAATGCGCCACAGCTTTGCCACGCACCTTATGGACAAAGGGGCAGGAATCCGTACGGTGCAGGAACTGCTGGGTCATTCATCCCTGAAGGCAACCCAGGTTTATACACATGTAGAACTTGACAGACTACGGTGGGTGCACGCTAAGGCCCACCCTCATGGAAGTAAAAATACCCCTGACAGGGGGAGCAATACGAAGGATGAGATATCATGA
- the dprA gene encoding DNA-processing protein DprA, which produces MIGTAFIQHVPKLSLQERCMLHELAGHDCRDLTVSRVADLLGRRCSENWNSDELYDKAAAEAEWLGRNGGGIIPFTSAEYPALLREIYDPPFALCYRGRKPPAAAPYVALVGTRKPNGRGARSAYELAKELAQGSVPVVSGLARGIDRQAHEGAIAGGGITVAVLGSGVAEVGPASSRPTAEKLLSSGGAIFSEYTVFTAPRRYHFPMRNRIISGMSRCCVILQAPRRSGALITAEYALEQGRDVFVHSACFQKGVGDGGYALYEDGARGITRADELLEGWNAQWGYSPQAVRKEQLV; this is translated from the coding sequence GTGATCGGGACCGCCTTTATCCAGCATGTGCCTAAGCTCTCCCTGCAGGAACGCTGTATGCTGCACGAGCTTGCCGGGCATGACTGCCGCGATCTGACTGTTTCCCGGGTTGCCGATCTGCTGGGCCGCAGATGCAGTGAAAACTGGAACAGTGATGAACTCTACGATAAGGCTGCTGCAGAGGCTGAATGGCTGGGACGTAACGGGGGAGGGATAATTCCCTTTACCTCTGCGGAATATCCGGCGCTCCTCCGGGAGATTTATGATCCACCCTTTGCCCTTTGTTACCGCGGCAGGAAACCCCCTGCCGCGGCACCCTATGTGGCCCTGGTGGGGACCCGCAAACCCAATGGGCGCGGCGCCCGCAGTGCTTACGAGCTTGCAAAAGAGCTCGCTCAAGGCTCGGTCCCGGTTGTATCCGGTCTTGCCCGCGGTATTGACCGGCAGGCCCATGAAGGTGCCATTGCCGGAGGTGGGATAACGGTAGCTGTCCTTGGTTCAGGAGTCGCTGAAGTAGGTCCCGCATCGAGCAGACCTACAGCAGAAAAACTGCTTTCCTCGGGCGGTGCCATTTTCAGCGAATATACCGTGTTTACCGCTCCTCGGCGCTATCATTTTCCAATGCGCAACAGGATTATCAGCGGCATGTCACGCTGCTGCGTTATTCTTCAGGCCCCCAGACGTTCCGGTGCCCTGATTACTGCGGAATATGCCCTGGAGCAGGGGCGGGACGTATTCGTTCACTCTGCGTGTTTTCAGAAGGGCGTAGGAGACGGCGGGTATGCCTTGTATGAGGACGGGGCACGGGGAATTACCCGCGCGGACGAACTCCTGGAAGGCTGGAATGCCCAGTGGGGATACTCCCCGCAGGCAGTACGAAAGGAGCAGCTGGTATGA
- the ftsZ gene encoding cell division protein FtsZ, producing MHIEVIEEQGADPTLIKVIGVGGGGSNAVNRMIASNLKKVQFIAANTDLQALQRSQAEVKLPLGTKLTSGLGAGGVPEVGEKAAVEDSEKIKEALRGADMVFITAGMGGGTGTGAAPVVAKIARELGILSVAVVTKPFDFEGRKKRSLADEGISKLREAVDTLITIPNQYLLKIVEKRTPIKEAFLMADDVLRQGVQGISELITVPGEINIDFADVRTVMKGRGDALMGIGVGHGDNRAVDAATNAINNPLLEDARIEGAKGILVNISGGEDLSLSEYEEVVQIITANADDDALIIPGSVFDPNLEDEIRVTVVATGFKSESVEADNTVAEEESEDEIIKYKDWLEIRGKGLSKGGTPSLFLSGRNNADADLGIPTILRDRKIAGQGE from the coding sequence ATGCATATCGAAGTAATTGAAGAACAGGGCGCTGATCCTACGTTGATTAAAGTAATCGGCGTCGGCGGCGGCGGCAGTAATGCTGTAAACCGTATGATCGCGTCAAATCTCAAGAAGGTACAGTTTATCGCCGCGAATACCGACCTGCAGGCTCTGCAGCGGTCTCAGGCAGAGGTCAAACTTCCTCTTGGGACCAAATTGACTTCCGGTCTGGGTGCCGGAGGAGTCCCCGAGGTTGGGGAGAAGGCAGCAGTTGAGGATTCAGAAAAGATCAAGGAGGCCCTTCGCGGAGCGGATATGGTCTTTATAACCGCAGGAATGGGCGGAGGAACCGGAACCGGAGCAGCTCCTGTTGTGGCGAAGATCGCCAGGGAGCTTGGAATCCTGTCTGTCGCCGTGGTAACAAAGCCCTTTGATTTTGAGGGACGGAAAAAGAGGAGTCTCGCTGACGAGGGTATCAGCAAGCTTCGTGAGGCTGTGGATACCCTTATTACCATACCCAACCAGTATCTGCTTAAAATCGTTGAAAAACGGACCCCCATTAAAGAAGCCTTTCTGATGGCAGATGATGTTCTGCGTCAGGGGGTACAGGGAATATCCGAGCTGATAACAGTACCAGGTGAGATAAACATTGATTTTGCTGATGTTCGTACCGTTATGAAGGGCAGAGGCGATGCCCTTATGGGTATTGGTGTCGGACATGGAGACAACCGGGCAGTGGACGCAGCCACAAACGCGATTAATAATCCTCTGCTGGAAGACGCACGCATCGAAGGTGCCAAAGGAATTCTGGTTAATATCAGCGGCGGGGAAGATTTGTCCCTCTCTGAATACGAAGAGGTTGTCCAGATTATTACCGCCAATGCAGACGACGATGCGCTGATTATTCCCGGAAGTGTTTTTGATCCCAATCTGGAGGATGAAATCCGGGTAACCGTGGTTGCCACTGGTTTCAAGTCTGAATCAGTTGAAGCAGATAATACAGTCGCAGAAGAGGAATCTGAAGACGAGATCATAAAGTACAAGGACTGGCTGGAAATCCGGGGCAAGGGTCTTTCCAAGGGAGGTACTCCGAGCCTCTTCCTGTCCGGGCGAAACAACGCAGACGCCGATCTCGGAATTCCGACCATTCTGCGGGACCGAAAGATAGCCGGCCAGGGGGAGTAG
- a CDS encoding FtsQ-type POTRA domain-containing protein produces the protein MSSFAVYERYYAENQPPLRKRRSRETRSKQRGAVDLNRIFTVLIIFLLLVLIGELVFHLVITPRLVLKKVAVDIEGYYPYGKEEILRIAGLEGTVSFLSIRERVLEEKLIANPMIKSATAKKQFPHSVSLRIVPRAALASVLVNSGGSSVPLCVDSEGYIITAAAGGNTSLPVISGVRFMEARPGMRFPEELVRYLGQLSALKAASPELFNLISEIKFVKKSTTDYEVVLFPGHARVRVRTGPEINPEMLKGILLVIDVVQRQGLTESLAELDFRAGEVVYRTRGG, from the coding sequence GTGAGCAGTTTTGCCGTATATGAGCGTTATTACGCAGAAAACCAGCCGCCGCTGCGCAAGAGAAGAAGTCGTGAAACCCGCAGTAAGCAGAGGGGCGCTGTAGACCTTAACAGAATTTTTACTGTGCTGATTATCTTTTTATTACTGGTACTGATTGGAGAGCTGGTTTTTCATCTTGTTATAACTCCGCGGCTGGTGCTCAAAAAGGTCGCTGTCGATATCGAAGGTTATTATCCCTATGGAAAGGAAGAGATTCTCAGAATAGCCGGCCTGGAAGGAACTGTCTCATTCCTGAGCATCAGGGAGCGCGTTTTGGAAGAGAAGCTGATCGCGAACCCTATGATTAAATCTGCGACGGCAAAGAAACAGTTCCCCCATTCTGTATCCCTGCGGATTGTACCCCGCGCAGCCCTGGCTTCGGTCCTGGTCAATTCCGGAGGGTCCAGTGTCCCTCTGTGTGTAGACAGCGAAGGTTATATTATTACGGCAGCCGCCGGGGGAAATACGTCATTGCCGGTAATCTCCGGCGTGAGATTCATGGAAGCCAGGCCGGGTATGCGCTTTCCTGAGGAGCTTGTGCGCTATCTTGGGCAACTTTCCGCCCTTAAAGCCGCTTCTCCCGAGCTTTTTAACTTGATAAGCGAGATAAAATTCGTTAAAAAGAGTACAACCGACTATGAAGTTGTGCTTTTCCCGGGGCATGCCCGTGTACGGGTTCGGACTGGCCCCGAGATAAATCCGGAAATGCTGAAGGGGATTCTGCTGGTAATTGACGTTGTTCAACGGCAGGGACTCACAGAGAGTCTGGCGGAGCTTGATTTTAGAGCCGGAGAAGTCGTATACCGGACAAGGGGGGGGTGA
- a CDS encoding tyrosine recombinase — MHKLLRIYRDYLTVERHYSEATVETYTGVVIRFLDYLSQWKLNPLEVDEGQISFWLMSQRTPEGLLPDPRTAARGISALRSFFRFLVLEDLRTDNPALLLERPRPGRRLPDIMSLEEVERFLEQIDITSSLGLRDRALFELIYSCGLRVSEACGLTLDRYYPQDLVVRIIGKGDAERFVPMGEAAKEQLDGYLSFVRPRLVSMRHPTNTVFLNHRGRPLSRKGMWKRFKEIANLAGVEGKIHTLRHSFATHLLEGGADLRSVQELLGHRDITTTQIYTHVAEGGLQRAHREFHPRG; from the coding sequence GTGCACAAACTGCTCCGGATCTACCGTGATTATCTCACTGTAGAGCGGCATTACAGCGAAGCCACCGTGGAAACATATACCGGTGTGGTGATCCGGTTTCTCGATTATCTTTCCCAGTGGAAGCTAAATCCCCTGGAAGTGGATGAAGGGCAGATCTCGTTCTGGCTCATGAGTCAGCGGACACCCGAGGGTCTCCTCCCTGACCCTCGGACTGCGGCCCGGGGAATCAGTGCCCTTCGTTCTTTCTTCCGGTTTCTTGTGCTGGAAGACCTGCGCACGGATAATCCCGCTCTGTTGCTGGAACGGCCCCGGCCGGGTAGACGTCTTCCGGATATCATGAGCCTGGAAGAGGTTGAACGGTTCCTGGAGCAGATAGACATTACATCATCTTTGGGGCTGCGAGACAGAGCTCTTTTTGAACTGATTTATTCCTGCGGATTACGGGTATCAGAAGCCTGTGGTTTGACCCTGGACCGCTATTATCCTCAGGACCTGGTTGTCAGGATTATCGGAAAAGGAGATGCGGAACGTTTTGTTCCTATGGGTGAAGCCGCCAAGGAACAACTTGACGGTTACCTGAGTTTCGTCCGGCCGCGGCTTGTCTCCATGCGTCATCCGACAAATACCGTATTTCTGAATCACCGCGGAAGGCCTCTTTCCAGAAAGGGTATGTGGAAGCGTTTTAAGGAGATTGCCAATCTGGCTGGAGTGGAGGGCAAGATACACACACTGCGGCACTCCTTTGCAACCCATCTTTTGGAAGGGGGGGCGGATTTGCGTTCCGTTCAGGAGCTCCTTGGGCACCGGGATATTACTACGACCCAAATCTATACCCATGTTGCAGAAGGCGGATTACAGCGGGCACATCGGGAATTTCACCCCCGGGGATAG
- the ftsW gene encoding putative lipid II flippase FtsW, whose protein sequence is MRNIFVAEKVDTRPADLVFLGVMVLLAGLGAAFLFSSSYYYGEQKFGDSYHFLIKRGVFLLAGSVGFLIASRLSLAVLRKMVAPFLLFSGISLLLPFVPGIGGELMGAKRWVFLFGNSFQPSELAKLALVVYLAHFFSKKKDRLDDLVNTVLPPLIITALFAFIIYSQNDFSTAFFLISVSAAMFFVSGVKLSYFFFLITAIVPLGAMLIFTKEHRVQRIIAFLQPELDPVGTGYQVIAARDALEKGGFMGVGLGQGTEKIGGLPEAHSDFVFAVLAEEAGLLGVLAIITVFIIFAVRGYGIALKSGDSFSFLLGFGCVTAIFLQALFNLAVVAGLVPATGIPLPFFSSGGSSLMITLVMCGLLYNISRTDSKQGGFW, encoded by the coding sequence ATGAGAAATATATTTGTTGCAGAAAAAGTAGATACTCGTCCCGCGGATCTTGTTTTTCTCGGGGTTATGGTTCTTCTTGCGGGTCTCGGTGCGGCTTTTTTATTCTCCTCCTCGTACTATTACGGTGAGCAGAAATTCGGCGACTCCTATCATTTTTTAATTAAACGAGGCGTTTTTCTCCTGGCAGGATCGGTTGGATTTCTTATTGCCTCCCGCCTTTCCCTTGCTGTGTTGAGAAAAATGGTTGCTCCTTTTCTGTTATTTAGCGGAATTTCTCTTTTGCTTCCTTTTGTTCCGGGAATCGGCGGTGAGCTGATGGGGGCAAAGCGCTGGGTCTTTCTGTTCGGGAATTCTTTTCAGCCTTCAGAACTGGCAAAACTTGCCCTGGTTGTTTATCTGGCCCATTTTTTCAGTAAAAAGAAGGACCGGCTGGACGATCTGGTTAACACGGTTCTTCCTCCTCTGATTATTACAGCTCTGTTCGCGTTCATAATATACAGCCAGAATGACTTTTCCACTGCGTTTTTTCTGATAAGTGTAAGTGCGGCGATGTTTTTTGTCTCCGGTGTGAAGCTCTCCTATTTCTTTTTTCTTATAACCGCGATCGTGCCCCTGGGGGCCATGCTGATTTTTACCAAAGAGCACCGGGTCCAGCGAATAATCGCTTTTCTCCAGCCCGAACTGGATCCTGTAGGCACCGGGTATCAGGTTATTGCAGCCAGGGATGCCCTTGAAAAGGGCGGTTTTATGGGGGTTGGTCTTGGGCAGGGAACCGAGAAAATCGGTGGACTCCCGGAGGCCCACTCGGATTTTGTTTTTGCTGTCCTGGCGGAAGAGGCAGGATTATTGGGGGTTCTGGCGATTATCACTGTATTTATAATATTCGCTGTCCGCGGATATGGTATTGCCCTGAAAAGCGGAGATTCCTTTTCTTTTCTGCTGGGATTTGGCTGTGTTACAGCAATCTTTTTGCAGGCACTGTTTAACCTGGCGGTAGTTGCAGGACTTGTTCCTGCCACAGGCATACCATTGCCGTTTTTTTCTTCCGGCGGCTCTTCGCTTATGATTACTCTGGTAATGTGCGGTTTGCTGTACAATATTTCCCGGACAGACAGTAAACAGGGAGGCTTCTGGTGA
- a CDS encoding tetratricopeptide repeat protein, whose protein sequence is MQIHSLVSKLVIFCLVLAMFLMSCSPQRRDYLDRVQALEAGDASSVSEEEVRALEENIRELVEDVERITTTTKQLGTLYKMLAVDFFDDGMFGPALDYLEKALRIYPENHTLYYYSALASARIAKTKGDPAEKRLGMLQAEYYYLEALHYKANYRDALYGLAVLYVFELGSPEQAVPHLERLVEISESHTDARFVLARAYAAIGEYDAAEQQYQRIIDLDSGSRAAEEARKLLGMLQEEQG, encoded by the coding sequence ATGCAGATACACAGTTTGGTTTCAAAACTGGTCATCTTTTGTCTTGTGCTTGCCATGTTCCTGATGTCGTGCTCTCCCCAGCGCAGGGATTACCTGGACAGGGTCCAGGCCCTGGAAGCCGGAGACGCCTCCTCGGTAAGTGAAGAAGAGGTACGGGCCCTGGAAGAGAATATCCGGGAGCTTGTGGAGGATGTCGAAAGGATTACTACTACCACCAAGCAGTTGGGTACCTTGTACAAAATGCTGGCGGTGGATTTTTTTGATGATGGAATGTTCGGTCCTGCCCTGGATTATCTGGAAAAGGCCCTTCGTATTTACCCGGAGAATCATACGCTCTATTACTATTCAGCCCTCGCGTCCGCGCGGATTGCGAAGACCAAGGGCGACCCGGCAGAAAAGCGGCTGGGTATGCTGCAGGCGGAATACTATTATCTTGAAGCCCTGCACTACAAAGCGAATTACCGTGATGCCCTCTACGGCCTCGCTGTGCTCTATGTTTTCGAGCTTGGCAGCCCCGAACAAGCTGTTCCTCATCTGGAACGTCTTGTTGAAATCAGCGAGTCTCATACGGATGCCCGTTTTGTGCTCGCCAGGGCGTATGCTGCTATTGGAGAATACGATGCAGCGGAACAACAGTACCAGCGCATTATTGATCTGGACTCCGGTAGCCGTGCCGCGGAGGAAGCCCGAAAACTGCTCGGGATGCTGCAGGAGGAGCAGGGGTGA